The following proteins are encoded in a genomic region of Reichenbachiella sp.:
- a CDS encoding AMP-binding protein, with product MEIVFEETNYPLESLNDLQKGYPEASKLIHFIKSWIHGNSSFEFQTSGSTGIPKTITISKDQIIASVHGTTSFLGLEKDHKALICLDPNFVASMMMAARCLINDMDLLLKRPSSNPLQSVEEPIDFASFVPIQIYKMIEDGTIDQLGEIKNILIGGAPLTQSAFNRLTEINTNIFVTYGMTETVSHIALMPVKGNYSEALFKVLPGIQIGQDEEGCLYITGQVTQGHIIQTNDIVELHDSDKFRWLGRRDHVINSGGIKIHPEQLEKSIETLINSDFIISWKSDLQLGSECIIITERQRLSNDQLNEIEKAIAMDFSKYHIPRQCIEIDAFERTDSGKVKREETRKKALGLL from the coding sequence ATGGAAATAGTTTTCGAAGAGACCAACTACCCGCTGGAGTCGCTCAACGACTTACAAAAAGGTTATCCAGAAGCAAGTAAGCTGATACATTTCATCAAATCCTGGATTCATGGAAACTCGAGTTTTGAATTTCAAACTTCGGGTTCCACCGGTATCCCGAAAACAATAACTATAAGCAAAGACCAAATTATCGCGAGTGTTCACGGAACAACAAGTTTTTTAGGTCTAGAAAAAGACCACAAGGCTCTGATTTGCCTAGATCCAAATTTTGTTGCCTCTATGATGATGGCCGCTCGATGCCTTATTAACGATATGGATTTGTTATTAAAAAGACCTAGCTCCAACCCATTGCAATCAGTTGAAGAACCCATTGATTTTGCCTCTTTTGTTCCTATTCAGATATATAAAATGATTGAAGATGGGACGATTGACCAATTGGGTGAAATCAAAAATATACTCATTGGCGGGGCTCCTTTAACTCAATCCGCTTTTAATCGTCTAACCGAGATAAACACGAATATTTTCGTCACATATGGCATGACAGAAACCGTCAGCCATATTGCGCTGATGCCTGTTAAGGGAAATTATTCAGAAGCATTATTCAAAGTATTGCCAGGCATACAGATTGGACAAGATGAGGAAGGTTGTCTATATATAACTGGGCAAGTCACTCAGGGTCATATCATACAAACCAACGATATAGTAGAGTTACATGATTCGGACAAATTCCGATGGCTGGGTAGACGAGATCATGTAATCAATTCCGGAGGCATTAAAATTCATCCAGAGCAATTGGAGAAATCTATTGAAACCCTTATCAATTCTGATTTCATTATAAGCTGGAAATCTGATTTACAATTAGGAAGTGAATGTATAATTATCACCGAAAGGCAGCGATTATCAAATGACCAATTGAATGAAATTGAAAAAGCCATCGCAATGGATTTTTCAAAATACCACATCCCCAGACAATGTATAGAAATAGATGCATTCGAAAGAACCGATTCCGGAAAGGTCAAACGAGAAGAAACTCGAAAAAAAGCCTTAGGTCTACTTTAG
- a CDS encoding type III pantothenate kinase, with amino-acid sequence MTIAIDIGNTDVVVGFYNQEWKHIFRVPSNLEMETAEYEKRLRDFLLEENVPVPTVRQVVLSSVVPDLTPVILEVFDQFYEGEIKVVDGELLQQLSLGNIDPYELGSDLAANAVGAFDRFQQSAIVVDFGTALTFTSVNDQGEILGVAIAPGVRTAMKSLSSNTARLPEIPLEIPSKTLGNNTVEALQAGIMHGYVGMIRHMVEQIKVEMGETPKVIATGGLSFIFEPLHDLFDEMDVNLTLEGLRMILNKLK; translated from the coding sequence ATGACGATTGCTATAGACATAGGGAATACGGATGTGGTAGTTGGTTTTTATAATCAGGAGTGGAAACATATCTTTCGAGTGCCGTCCAATCTGGAAATGGAAACTGCCGAATATGAAAAGCGCTTGAGAGATTTTCTTTTAGAAGAAAATGTTCCTGTACCTACTGTTCGGCAAGTGGTTTTGAGTAGCGTTGTACCTGACCTTACACCAGTGATTTTAGAAGTGTTTGATCAGTTTTATGAAGGAGAAATTAAGGTAGTTGATGGTGAACTGCTTCAGCAGCTTTCCTTAGGAAATATTGACCCCTATGAGTTGGGTTCTGATTTGGCGGCTAATGCAGTAGGAGCTTTTGATCGTTTTCAACAAAGTGCCATCGTGGTAGATTTTGGAACGGCTTTGACTTTTACCAGTGTGAATGATCAAGGGGAAATATTAGGAGTAGCCATAGCTCCTGGTGTTCGTACGGCTATGAAATCATTGTCTTCGAATACCGCACGTTTACCGGAAATTCCATTGGAAATTCCGTCCAAAACATTGGGCAATAATACAGTGGAAGCCCTTCAAGCAGGAATCATGCATGGGTATGTGGGAATGATTCGTCATATGGTCGAACAGATAAAGGTAGAAATGGGGGAGACTCCTAAAGTCATTGCAACCGGTGGGCTGTCCTTTATTTTTGAACCACTTCATGACCTCTTTGATGAAATGGATGTCAATTTAACTTTAGAAGGTCTGAGGATGATCTTGAATAAGCTAAAGTAG
- a CDS encoding alcohol dehydrogenase catalytic domain-containing protein gives MERQAYRIDKVGSTSNLKLVTESLEEPKSNEVQVEVHAIGLNFADVFAIHGLYSATPKGSFVPGLEFSGKITKVGPEVAGFKEGDRIMGVTRFGGYASHLNIDDRHIVPLADDWTYEEGAAYLVQGMTAYYALVFLGGLQKKHTVLIHSGAGGVGIMSNRIAKCYEAYTIGTIGSDNKMNVLEAEGFDGKIVRSKNFEKDLERALDGRELNLIVETIGGEIFKAGYNLLAPQGRMVVVGASQFASPGSKPNYLKLLWKFLTRPKIDPQQMIQENRSVMGFNLIWLYEKVDVMDDLLKDMAKLDLGKPMVGQTFEFDQMHDAIKLFQSGKSTGKVVVKTNA, from the coding sequence ATGGAAAGACAAGCCTATCGGATCGACAAAGTTGGTTCTACTTCAAATCTAAAATTAGTCACAGAGTCACTCGAAGAGCCGAAATCCAACGAAGTGCAAGTGGAGGTGCATGCCATAGGTCTCAACTTCGCGGATGTCTTTGCCATTCATGGCCTATATAGCGCTACCCCAAAAGGGAGTTTTGTTCCTGGGTTAGAATTTTCAGGGAAAATCACAAAAGTTGGACCTGAAGTGGCGGGGTTCAAAGAAGGCGATCGAATCATGGGTGTGACGCGATTTGGGGGGTATGCCAGCCATCTTAATATTGATGATCGCCATATTGTACCATTAGCTGATGATTGGACCTATGAAGAGGGCGCGGCGTATCTGGTGCAAGGTATGACGGCGTATTATGCTTTGGTGTTTTTAGGAGGACTTCAAAAAAAACATACCGTACTCATTCATAGTGGTGCTGGAGGCGTGGGCATTATGTCCAACCGGATTGCGAAATGTTATGAGGCTTATACTATTGGAACCATTGGTAGTGATAACAAAATGAATGTGCTGGAAGCTGAAGGTTTTGATGGAAAAATTGTCCGAAGCAAAAACTTTGAAAAAGATCTAGAGCGAGCCCTTGATGGACGAGAATTAAATCTCATTGTAGAAACCATAGGCGGAGAGATTTTCAAAGCAGGATATAACCTATTAGCCCCGCAAGGTAGAATGGTGGTGGTTGGGGCCTCTCAGTTTGCTTCTCCTGGTTCCAAACCTAATTATCTTAAGCTCCTTTGGAAATTCCTTACAAGGCCTAAGATTGATCCTCAGCAAATGATTCAGGAGAACCGATCCGTGATGGGATTCAATCTGATCTGGCTGTATGAAAAAGTAGATGTTATGGATGACCTATTAAAGGATATGGCTAAACTTGATTTGGGAAAGCCTATGGTAGGTCAAACTTTTGAGTTTGATCAAATGCACGATGCCATTAAGCTTTTTCAAAGTGGAAAATCAACCGGAAAAGTAGTAGTGAAAACGAACGCATGA